The Syntrophobotulus glycolicus DSM 8271 DNA window ATTAATGAAGCAATGGCTTGTGGACTGCCTATAGTAACCACCAATATGTGTATAGCTGGGCTAGAGTTAATTGAGAATGGAGTGAATGGGTACATTATTCCGGTTGATGATCAGGAGGCTTTAGCAAATAAAATAAATATGATACTGCAAAATGGTGAGCTTGCCAAAGCGATGTCAATTAATAATGTGAATAAAATTCAAGGGTATACGATGGCAAATATGGGTAAGAAAAACATTAAAGATATCAATGATTATTTTTTGATTAATAAAGGATGATCGAATATGGTGTATATGGAAAATTTTTTATCGATTGTAATTATTACATGCAATCGGAAAAAGGAATTAGAGAAGACACTAAAATCTTGTATGTCTTTTGCAGATATGAATTGTGAAATTATTATTGTTGACAACAATTCAAATGACGGAACAAAGGAAATGGTAGAACAATTTGAAACTCCTAAGCATGTGATTATCCGGCCTTTTTTTATGCACGAGAATTTAGGGGTAGCTGGTGCTAGAAATTACGGTTTTAAGATGGCAAATAGCAAAGTCGTTTATTTTATTGATGATGATGCCTATTTTGATGAAGATAGTAAGAAATTGAGTTATGCTTATTATTATTTGCTTAATAATCACAATGTTTTTGCCATTGCAACGGAAATCAATGACCTCAAAAAAAAATGCATGCTTAAAGAACGAAGTGAGAAAGGAAACGTTCAAAAAGTATTTTCATTTATTGGAGCCAGTCATTTCATTAGAAAGGACTATGTTAAAACAAAAGATTTGTATCCTGAAAAATTATTTTATGGTTCGGAGGAGAGATACGCCTGCTTATGCGCCTATAAGGACGGTCTTGATATTGCTTATTGTGAAGAAATTAAGGTGATTCACGATCCTAGTACTTTCACTAGAGCAAGTAATTATGAAAATATCCGAAATATATATATAAATACATTCATTGTTAAAAGACTTACCTTACCAAAAAGCTTATTGCCCATTTCAACAATAATGTTTTATCTACGCTTGGTTAGATTTTGCAATTGGCGTATTGATAGGTACTTCGAATGTTATAAACTATATAAAGAAAGATATATCGACAACAAATACGGGACATATAGGTTGCCTTTTAAATCTGCATTACAGTTGATGAAAAGATTTGGGATTAAGATGGTTTTATAAATGTAGTAAAATTATGCAACCAATTGCCCTAGGGGAGATTAGAATGGAATTATCTTTATTCAGCAGTGTTTTTTTGTATGTTTCGATCGTAATTTTATCCAGTCTCCTAATACGTCTGGCCGAAAAAGAAGGGATATTCCAAAAATTATTCGTTTTTCTGGCTTTTCTAGTCGTAGCCTTGCCATCTGCCTTCAGATATGAAGTTGGTTTAGACTATACTACCTATACCACTATCTACGATATTATAGTCGGTGCTGGCAGCATTACGGACAGTGTACGTTTTTTTAATATAGAATATTCTTTTAGAGTATTATCTTTCATTTCCCATGATTTGCTAGATTCACCACAAATGATATTTTCTTTTTATGCAGTATTTACTAATTTGTTTATGGTTTTAGGAATTTATTTTTACCGTAAACAGACTCGCATGAGTACGATGATGTTTATGTATACCACTTTGTACTATTTATTGTCAATGAATATTGCCAGACAAATGCTTGCTGTCTCGATTATTTTCTTTGCCAGTAAATACATTTTAAAGAAGTCATTTATTAAATATCTAATTTTTGTTTTGCTTGCTGCTTGTTTTCATAAATCGTCAATCGTTGCCATAGTATTATATTTTATTTCAATAAAAACTGGTATAAGTAACAAGGTTGTAACTGTTTTTAAATACGTATTTCCTATTATAATTATTTTTTTTATGCATCAATTTCTCAACTTATTTGCTTCCGTAAGTTTTTTTCAAAAATATTTGATCAACTATCATGTAACATCTCAGCTAACGATAGGATTAGGCATTGTATTACAATTAGGTTTATGTTTGATATTTTATATTGTTTATAAAAAGAATTTATTAGGATCTTCTAAAGCAACTCAATATTTTATTGTCCAAACAATGATTTTTGGAACGATATTATTTTTGCTTCAATACAGAATTGATAATTTTGGTGGAAGAATGGGTCTATACTTTAACATATTTTCCATTGTGGCGCTATCACTTCTGGCAAACTCTGCCGATAGAAAAAAAACAGGATTGAAGTATGATTTTCAATTGATTCCTTATATGTATGCACTTTTGCTATTTATAATGGATTTAATCAACGATTCCCAAGGATGTTTGCCATATACGTTTTGGACAGGGTTTAATTAGCTTGTTATTTAATATTCTCAAGTGTATAGGAGAATAAATTGGAAGAAAATGATTTAGCGATAAAAGCTGGCGACGCTGCAAAATGGTCTACGATTACGGAAATCGCGGCAAAACTAATAATACCAATAACCAATATGATTCTGGCAAGGTTTTTAGCTCCAGAAGCATTCGGTGTTGTTACCACAATCACAATGATCATCAGTTTTGCCGGATTATTTTCGGATGCTGGTTTTCAAAGTTATTTGATTCAGCGTGAGTTTAAAGATGAAGAAGAAAGAAAAAAGAGTACAAATGTCGCATTTATAACCAACCTAACGATTGCGTTTGCTCTATGGGGTCTAATCGCATTATTTCGTGATCAAATTGCTCGTTCCGCTGGTAATCCTGATTTGGGCTTGGTTGTTGCGATCGCCTGCGTTCAAATACCTTTAACTTCTTTCTCAAGTATACAGACAGCATTATTTCGAAGAGAGTTTAATTTTAAATCATTATTTTTGGCTAGAATCGTTTCATCGGTAATCCCGCTTATTATCACAGTCCCTTTGGCTATGATTGGATTTCAGTATTGGTCTTTGATTATTGGTTCAACTTGTGGAATACTCGCAAACGCCATAATGTTAACAGTTAAATCCAAATGGAGACCAGAGTTATACTACAATTTTGCTTTATTAAGAGAAATGTTTTCTTTCAGTGTTTGGTCACTAATGGAAGCTATCTCAATTTGGTTTACATTATGGATTGATGCATTAATCATTGGAAACAGCTTCAGTGCATATTATCTAGGACTTTACAAAAATTCCCTTAATATGGTTAATTCATTCATGAGTCTCGTAACGGCTTCGATAATTCCTATCCTTTTCTCTGTATTATCACGTTTGCAGAACGACGATACTGAATTTCAAGCAATGTATTATAAGACTCAAAGATTTATATCTTACTTGGTTTTGCCTTTGGGATTCGGAATATTTCTTTACAGTGACTTAGTGACGAATATTATGTTTGGCAGTCAATGGATTGAGGCAAGCAATATTATCGGTATTTGGGCTTTTGTTGCAGCCTTCGGAATCATATTTTCAAATTTTAATGGTGAGGTATATAGGTCTAAAGGAAAACCACGTCTTTCTTTCATTTATCAGATAATACATTTGACGTTTCTTATCCCTACCTGCTTAATAAGTATGAAGTTTGGATTTTGGTCTCTAGTATACGCCAGATCACTGATAAGATTTCAGGGAACAATTGTAGGTTTTATATTTATGCGTGCTTTTATGGGGTTTTCCCTAAAGGACATGTTGAGTAATGTTGCAAAGCCTCTTTGCAGTACATTGCTGATGAGCTTAATTGCAATCGGGTTGAAGCAAATTTCCTCAGCAGTTATTTGGAGCTTTATTTCAATTCTAATATGCGCATTTATGTATGTAAGCTTCATCATTTTAATTGACCGAGGTCAAATTTCGGAAATAATAAAGTTATTTAGGGATAAAACCAAAAGATAGCCTCTATTTTTATTACTCTAAAGGTACTTTGATTAAAGGAGCACTAAAACGATGAAAATCGGGATTATGTCAATGCAACGGATTAAGAATTATGGTTCATTTCTACAAGCATTCGGGTTAAAAATGACTCTCGAAAATTTAGGACATGAAGTAATATTTGTAGATTATAAGATTGAAAAACCAATTGTTTCATATAAAGAGAAAGGTATTATTTATAGAATTGTCAGAAAAGCATATCGCATAATAAATAAGATTATATTAAGGAAGGAAACATTGTCCAGTCTTTTCGATAAAAAATATTTTTCTATGCTTGGTCTAAGCAAGCATAGAATATATAGGACAAAAGTTGATGTCTTAGTAATAGGTAGCGATGAGGTATTCAATTGTTTACAGACAAATCCTGATGTAGGGTATTCGAAGGAACTGTTTGGCAAAGATAATAACGCAGGAAAAGTAATAAGTTATGCAGCTAGTTTTGGACATACAACCATAAAGGGACTCGGAAAATATGGAATAGACTCAGAAATCAGTCAAATGCTTACTTCATTTTCCAGAATTTCTGTGAGAGATAATAATTCTTATGAGATAGTCAAAAATCTTACAGGTAAACCGCCTGTCATAAATGTGGATCCAGTTATGATTTCTGATTTTGATAAATTGATTCCACCACAGCTCAGTTTGGACAATTACATATTGATTTATGCTTACGGAGACAGGATTAGCTCGGAAGTTGAGATAAACGCTATCAAGCGATTCGCTGAGAAATATAATAAAAAAACAGTTTCCATTGGGACACATCAGAAATGGACGGATTTAAAGCTAGAAGCTGATCCGTTTGAACTATTAGCTTATGTAAAAGGTGCTGACTATATAATAACCGATACATTTCACGGGACAATCTATTCAATAAAATATAACATACCATTTATAACGATTATTCGAGAAAGCAATAAGCAAAAGCTTAGTGATTTATTACAAAGATTTTCGGTTGATGACAGAGAACTTAAGGATATCAACGAGCTAGAGAACATTTTGCTGAATCCAATAAACTTTGATAAAGTTAATGATATTATTGGTTTGGAGACAGAAAAGTCAAAGAAATATCTAAAAGAAAATATCTGAATTTTGAAGATAATTAAAGATTGGGGATTTTAA harbors:
- a CDS encoding polysaccharide pyruvyl transferase family protein, producing MKIGIMSMQRIKNYGSFLQAFGLKMTLENLGHEVIFVDYKIEKPIVSYKEKGIIYRIVRKAYRIINKIILRKETLSSLFDKKYFSMLGLSKHRIYRTKVDVLVIGSDEVFNCLQTNPDVGYSKELFGKDNNAGKVISYAASFGHTTIKGLGKYGIDSEISQMLTSFSRISVRDNNSYEIVKNLTGKPPVINVDPVMISDFDKLIPPQLSLDNYILIYAYGDRISSEVEINAIKRFAEKYNKKTVSIGTHQKWTDLKLEADPFELLAYVKGADYIITDTFHGTIYSIKYNIPFITIIRESNKQKLSDLLQRFSVDDRELKDINELENILLNPINFDKVNDIIGLETEKSKKYLKENI
- a CDS encoding glycosyltransferase family 2 protein; amino-acid sequence: MVYMENFLSIVIITCNRKKELEKTLKSCMSFADMNCEIIIVDNNSNDGTKEMVEQFETPKHVIIRPFFMHENLGVAGARNYGFKMANSKVVYFIDDDAYFDEDSKKLSYAYYYLLNNHNVFAIATEINDLKKKCMLKERSEKGNVQKVFSFIGASHFIRKDYVKTKDLYPEKLFYGSEERYACLCAYKDGLDIAYCEEIKVIHDPSTFTRASNYENIRNIYINTFIVKRLTLPKSLLPISTIMFYLRLVRFCNWRIDRYFECYKLYKERYIDNKYGTYRLPFKSALQLMKRFGIKMVL
- a CDS encoding lipopolysaccharide biosynthesis protein, which translates into the protein MEENDLAIKAGDAAKWSTITEIAAKLIIPITNMILARFLAPEAFGVVTTITMIISFAGLFSDAGFQSYLIQREFKDEEERKKSTNVAFITNLTIAFALWGLIALFRDQIARSAGNPDLGLVVAIACVQIPLTSFSSIQTALFRREFNFKSLFLARIVSSVIPLIITVPLAMIGFQYWSLIIGSTCGILANAIMLTVKSKWRPELYYNFALLREMFSFSVWSLMEAISIWFTLWIDALIIGNSFSAYYLGLYKNSLNMVNSFMSLVTASIIPILFSVLSRLQNDDTEFQAMYYKTQRFISYLVLPLGFGIFLYSDLVTNIMFGSQWIEASNIIGIWAFVAAFGIIFSNFNGEVYRSKGKPRLSFIYQIIHLTFLIPTCLISMKFGFWSLVYARSLIRFQGTIVGFIFMRAFMGFSLKDMLSNVAKPLCSTLLMSLIAIGLKQISSAVIWSFISILICAFMYVSFIILIDRGQISEIIKLFRDKTKR
- a CDS encoding EpsG family protein, yielding MELSLFSSVFLYVSIVILSSLLIRLAEKEGIFQKLFVFLAFLVVALPSAFRYEVGLDYTTYTTIYDIIVGAGSITDSVRFFNIEYSFRVLSFISHDLLDSPQMIFSFYAVFTNLFMVLGIYFYRKQTRMSTMMFMYTTLYYLLSMNIARQMLAVSIIFFASKYILKKSFIKYLIFVLLAACFHKSSIVAIVLYFISIKTGISNKVVTVFKYVFPIIIIFFMHQFLNLFASVSFFQKYLINYHVTSQLTIGLGIVLQLGLCLIFYIVYKKNLLGSSKATQYFIVQTMIFGTILFLLQYRIDNFGGRMGLYFNIFSIVALSLLANSADRKKTGLKYDFQLIPYMYALLLFIMDLINDSQGCLPYTFWTGFN